The following coding sequences are from one Streptomyces sp. V3I7 window:
- a CDS encoding LamG-like jellyroll fold domain-containing protein, with protein sequence MLPSRLLHHPRPARLMRRALRAVAVLVLTSFAVMLTTDQAFAEGLELSRVELPGASASAWASWFTDPHWGKLPHQRSGTATHHRHHVSADVTAAHRGKGHAPGKGRGELPAYHAHTPSVKKGRSAGAAGFNAKTSKRNATKSSRTETVYDNADGSVTRRLSQTPVNYQVSKGRWAPIDVDVRAGPDGRWHEKANSVAVDFAAKATDPDLATLAPDEKHRVSYALRGAAPVKGTADGSTVTYKDVLDSTDLRLAPTATGVKESVVLRSAAADNTWTFPLDLEGLKPVQRSNGWIDLKSPAGKTVERIPPAYAYDSKVNRRSGDPATTHDVTTELVRDKDGYALKVTLDSRWLHSVKRVFPVTVDPTVQDGWTTTYAESGYAATDRSYEQTIKVGSYDSGTHSANSFVNHWDTAWDGSNATVTSASLHLFDTWAATCTAERFDVALVTSAWTPESVTTYPGPSKGASIGNLTPSVPNACANTAGDRAVGDWVTVPLTTSAIQGWFSGATEDNGLAVYAATSDNLHWKQFGSFNDPGKGPWIDVTYTGNTAPQLYEQFPADNAVVNTTTPTFTAWAGGANSTSGSSNQYLFQVYDASGTKVADSGLVATGSWTVPSGKLAWGKNYTWTVKAYDSATNLYSPATTYELSVQVPQAVITSGLSQNSSDHGFDASIGNYTTSDTDASISTVGPSLDVERAYNSRDPRWTGAFGSGWSSIFDARATEQYTAAGAVSSVSVTYPDGSQVGYGKNSDGTFTPGGGRFATFKSVTGGYTLTDKDDTVYTFTQSLGSGGYGLTSVTDANGRSVNLTWTSGHVNKMTSAVSNRSLSLTWSTPAGAQAAHVATVVTDPVTPGDSGTVQTWTYGYTGDQLTKVCSPLSATKCTVYGYTTGSGYQNAALDLDPHTFWPLSESSGTTAKDAILGNEGTTDATYENVTLGQPGPLTGSVAKAAGFNGTSSDISLPKNLGNDTDSGAISLWFKTSAGPGVLYSYASQPIGSGQAGGFYTPAIYVGTDGKLNAEFWYSGGVNPIVSSASVADGRWHHVVLSAAGNSQSLYLDNTKVGSRSGTISIQSAVAFGKNQSFNYLGTGFLGGSWPDEPHYSATEKDGYATYFNGSIADVGWYSRPLVAADVNSLYTYGTHSTSLLTSVKRPSGKTFATMTYDPNTTALTQLTDENGGTWGMGTPTVTGSSDTYRGAVLGGAPSEYFRLGEAAGATTAVDQVRGGNGTYSTVTLGSTGPFSDQKAATFNGTSSLVTLPSGSIPGSGAESTSLWFKTTTAGGVLLGASRDPLSNATTPTGYTPVLYVGSSGKLYGEYWFSTGSDNPLASSAAVTDGKWHHVVLSTSATSQTLYLDGALVGTQTGTAAMSNQPYTYVGGGFIGGYWPDESHHNTTDSTGYASYFKGSVAEVSLFRSQLSDADVAQQYEAAKNSTGLLPVETVQVTTPTTATLKYTYDVTNNNRALTETDALGNKTSFGYDTAGFEHTVTDPNGAMTITGHDVRGNVVSSTSCQDQAANKCNTEYYTYYPDDTTAQLTTADPRNDQLLTERDGRSASATDNTYLTSYTYDSAGNQTAITGPAVPGFPNGRTTTTVYSDGTATYPASGGGVVPKGLPVKTITPGGAVNQVSYSSNGDVASTTDAIGLVATYAYDGLGQVTSQKVVSDTYPSGLVTTYKYDAAGQVIEEHDPQLTDRVTGATHAAVTTSVYDDDGNVTSQSVSDASGGDHARTQNWTYDAYDRVATEADANAAEGAVNGNTTTYTYDTSGNKTKEVTSAGNETRYTYDAEGNLLTQGLMYTGDPVNPQPATLLTESSRAYDPAGRLVSITDAMGNTTAYTYTDDGLTATVKRTSANGQSTYTLESDVYDAAGNLTQATSDNGETVTKYTVDAASRTTSTELDPTGVDRVSTVSYTPDDQIASENDHDASGYDRTTTNTYDDMGNLLSETLYGDASGHPAGWWKLNQTAGRSVTDSSGTGNTATADPGVNWSDDAAQFSGSPTGTGDVIATNSPVLDTSSSYTVSAWVKLTDTSTYRTFVAQGGTNRPSFYLQYSKADNAYRFHIASQDATSPSAFYDAKASTAPTLNTWTHLVGTLDTATGAMKLYVNGTLAGSATDPSPWTGTGPLSIGGSKTAGGTVSDVVAGAVSNTQVYQRALSSSEVSSLYGKGRTGGTVGSSDEQKTTYAYDKRGLPKSMTDAENNTTDYAYDEAGNLAVTTAPAVQAEPDGTSPATVRPVTTSGFNTFGEAVEEQDPSGLVTTTVYDAEGNKVSETLPPYTPAGASQPNAGTTVWTYDSEGNQTSATTPGGRTTSYLYDQLGDVAQVTAPDGTKTHAVYDANGEQLSATDASGAQSQATYDYLGRQLTQTTLERYPSTRTLTATTSYAVTTGNPYGAHAASSTSPGGVTNTYGYNRAGDITSVTDGAGNTTRYAYDFEGNRNKTTLPDNTYSTTDYNADGDPITTRSYDASGTKLWETSQQYDGVGNMTAATDANGHTSQFTYDAAGTITQEVQPVDATTSITTTFGYDASGNRTRFTDGRGNSWRYTYTPWGQQEKVIEPTTAQYTSAADTTTTFAYDADGQTTNVTLPGGTTTAMTYDVNGQLKTMTGAGADAATAKRSFTYDAVGRVLSADTDEAGITGAEDHQAATHNAFTYDDRSDLLTTSGSAGTSSFAYNNDGAMTSRTDAAGTTSYGYDTAGRLSTLNDGATGTQLTYTYGQLNELRSVKYGATGQTRTFNYNTEHELTSDTLVQGASTLASFAYGYDDNGNLTSKTTTGVSGASSNTYGYDWANRLTSWNNGTNTTTYGYDASGNRIRNGADVYTYDARDQLTSDGTKTYSYSARGSMTQESSAGGGTVAYKTDAFGSQIVAGDQSYTQDAMGRNVSDRDTSDGSTRTFTYSGADNTIASDGDNTYTYDPAGGVVGIKPTAGGAVLALTDQHSDVVGTFTSGATALAGSASYDPLGKVVSTSSLTGHLGFQSGWTEPGSGDVGTASRWYNPDTGQFRNKDSISLNPVPNSVSANPFAYVDDNPLAGTDESGNCSWYDVVCGAKKAAHHVAHAVKHVAHAVKHVAHRVYHAAKHVARKVVHAVKHAARKVVHHVRDVYRATVRVVHRVYHYTVRHVRRAYHRVVHAVHSAYHKVSHAVHRVVHAVKKAAHKVAHVVKKAAHAVAHAARTAYHATVKAVKTAAKYAKHHAAAITSFVVSTAVFAGCEALTAGVGSIGCAAAAGAAGALVEQGFACAENGGDDCSVGAFAGSAVTGAVAGAVGGILGKIGGSLLAKAAPKAMKVVGGLFGKGATEAEETAATDATEAAASRAESEGAGTRAQSHSDDAGEAAEESGGSCPIRPHSFTGSTRVLMADGTTKAIDQVKVGDTVANSVPGAKGTEAHKVTDVIVTRTDHDFVDVAIKDTGKSAGKRLKTGVKAVAKKAARKAAFGLAASAAVLGALSGGHGHGHGVGHEPATAPVASVSTTNRDAHLTTTFHHPFYDETQSAFVEAKDLKPGDVLQTPAGTAEVTGVRLYHANTVTYDLTIGTLHTYYVEAGSTPVLVHNCNDAGEAEVRIPDWATDDQVKQFKAYVDAANDAIDKGLLSPTGRVSTKGAVRRAAAREAKAERARAEAAGTPYQGVAGHAPDAMWLGHGKPPTWIDMDLKVNSSLSGQGQRCPVGCTPKKFVIVDERGGQ encoded by the coding sequence GTGCTGCCTTCCCGGCTGTTGCACCACCCCCGTCCCGCACGCCTGATGCGCCGCGCCCTGCGCGCCGTCGCCGTGCTCGTGCTCACCTCCTTCGCCGTCATGCTGACGACCGATCAGGCCTTCGCCGAGGGGCTGGAGCTCAGCCGCGTCGAGCTGCCCGGTGCCAGTGCGTCCGCGTGGGCGTCCTGGTTCACCGACCCCCACTGGGGCAAGCTGCCGCACCAGCGGTCCGGCACCGCCACGCACCACCGCCACCATGTCTCCGCCGACGTGACCGCCGCCCACCGCGGCAAGGGCCACGCCCCCGGCAAGGGCCGCGGTGAACTGCCCGCGTACCACGCGCACACTCCGTCCGTGAAGAAGGGACGCAGCGCGGGCGCCGCCGGTTTCAACGCCAAGACCAGCAAGCGCAACGCCACCAAGTCCTCGCGCACCGAGACCGTCTACGACAACGCCGACGGGTCCGTCACCCGCCGGCTGTCCCAGACGCCGGTCAACTACCAGGTCAGCAAGGGAAGATGGGCCCCCATCGACGTGGACGTGCGGGCCGGACCGGACGGCCGCTGGCACGAGAAGGCCAACTCCGTCGCCGTCGACTTCGCCGCCAAGGCCACCGACCCCGACCTCGCCACCCTGGCACCCGACGAGAAGCACCGCGTCTCCTACGCCCTGCGGGGCGCCGCCCCCGTCAAGGGCACCGCCGACGGCTCGACCGTCACGTACAAGGACGTCCTCGACTCCACCGACCTGCGGCTCGCGCCCACCGCGACCGGTGTGAAGGAGTCCGTGGTCCTGCGCTCCGCCGCCGCGGACAACACCTGGACCTTCCCCCTCGACCTCGAAGGCCTGAAGCCCGTCCAGCGTTCCAACGGCTGGATCGACCTCAAGAGCCCGGCCGGCAAGACCGTCGAGCGCATCCCTCCGGCGTACGCGTACGACTCGAAGGTGAACCGCCGCTCCGGTGACCCGGCCACCACCCACGACGTCACCACCGAGCTGGTCCGCGACAAGGACGGCTACGCGCTGAAGGTGACCCTCGACAGCCGCTGGCTGCACAGCGTCAAGCGCGTCTTCCCGGTCACCGTCGACCCCACCGTCCAGGACGGCTGGACCACCACCTACGCCGAGTCCGGCTACGCCGCCACCGACCGCTCCTACGAGCAGACCATCAAGGTCGGCTCGTACGACTCCGGCACCCACTCCGCGAACAGCTTCGTCAACCACTGGGACACCGCCTGGGACGGCTCCAACGCCACCGTCACCTCCGCGAGCCTGCACCTGTTCGACACCTGGGCCGCCACCTGCACCGCCGAGCGCTTCGACGTCGCCCTGGTGACCAGCGCCTGGACCCCGGAGTCCGTCACCACCTACCCGGGCCCGTCGAAGGGCGCCTCCATCGGCAACCTGACCCCGAGCGTGCCGAACGCCTGCGCCAACACCGCGGGCGACCGCGCCGTCGGCGACTGGGTGACCGTCCCCCTGACCACCTCCGCCATCCAGGGCTGGTTCAGCGGCGCCACTGAGGACAACGGCCTCGCGGTGTACGCGGCGACGAGCGACAACCTGCACTGGAAGCAGTTCGGTTCCTTCAACGACCCGGGCAAGGGCCCGTGGATCGACGTCACCTACACCGGCAACACCGCGCCCCAGCTGTACGAGCAGTTCCCCGCCGACAACGCGGTCGTGAACACCACCACGCCCACCTTCACGGCCTGGGCCGGCGGCGCCAACTCCACCAGCGGCAGCAGCAACCAGTACCTGTTCCAGGTCTACGACGCGTCCGGCACCAAGGTTGCCGACTCGGGCCTCGTCGCCACCGGCAGCTGGACCGTGCCCAGCGGCAAGCTCGCCTGGGGCAAGAACTACACCTGGACCGTCAAGGCGTACGACTCCGCCACCAACCTCTACTCCCCGGCCACGACGTACGAGCTGTCCGTCCAGGTCCCGCAGGCCGTGATCACCTCCGGTCTGTCGCAGAACAGCAGCGACCACGGCTTCGACGCGTCCATCGGCAACTACACGACCTCCGACACCGACGCCTCGATCTCCACCGTCGGCCCGTCCCTGGACGTCGAGCGTGCCTACAACTCCCGTGACCCGCGCTGGACCGGGGCGTTCGGCTCCGGCTGGTCGAGCATCTTCGACGCGAGGGCGACCGAGCAGTACACCGCCGCGGGCGCCGTCTCCAGCGTGTCCGTCACCTACCCCGACGGCTCCCAGGTCGGCTACGGCAAGAACAGCGACGGCACCTTCACGCCGGGCGGCGGACGCTTCGCCACCTTCAAGTCGGTCACCGGCGGCTACACGCTGACCGACAAGGACGACACCGTCTACACCTTCACCCAGTCCCTGGGTTCCGGCGGCTACGGCCTGACCTCCGTCACGGACGCCAACGGCCGCTCGGTGAACCTGACCTGGACCTCCGGTCACGTCAACAAGATGACCTCCGCGGTCTCGAACCGCTCCCTGTCCCTGACCTGGAGCACCCCGGCCGGCGCCCAGGCCGCGCACGTCGCCACCGTCGTCACCGACCCGGTCACCCCGGGCGACTCCGGCACCGTGCAGACGTGGACCTACGGCTACACCGGCGACCAGCTCACCAAGGTCTGCTCGCCGCTGTCGGCCACCAAGTGCACCGTGTACGGCTACACCACCGGCTCCGGCTACCAGAACGCGGCGCTCGACCTCGACCCGCACACCTTCTGGCCGCTGTCGGAGAGCTCCGGTACGACCGCCAAGGACGCGATCCTCGGCAACGAGGGCACGACCGACGCGACGTACGAGAACGTCACCCTCGGCCAGCCGGGCCCGCTGACCGGCTCCGTCGCCAAGGCCGCCGGATTCAACGGCACTTCCTCCGACATCTCGCTGCCGAAGAACCTCGGCAACGACACCGACTCCGGCGCGATCTCGCTGTGGTTCAAGACCTCGGCGGGCCCCGGTGTCCTCTACTCCTACGCCTCCCAGCCCATCGGCTCCGGCCAGGCGGGCGGCTTCTACACCCCGGCCATCTACGTCGGCACCGACGGCAAGCTGAACGCCGAGTTCTGGTACAGCGGCGGCGTCAACCCGATCGTCTCCTCCGCCTCCGTGGCCGACGGCCGCTGGCACCACGTGGTGCTGTCCGCCGCGGGCAACTCGCAGTCCCTGTACCTGGACAACACCAAGGTCGGCTCGCGCAGCGGCACCATCTCCATCCAGAGCGCGGTCGCCTTCGGCAAGAACCAGTCCTTCAACTACCTCGGCACCGGCTTCCTCGGCGGCAGCTGGCCCGACGAGCCGCACTACTCGGCGACCGAGAAGGACGGCTACGCCACCTACTTCAACGGCTCCATCGCGGACGTCGGCTGGTACAGCCGCCCGCTGGTCGCCGCCGACGTCAACTCGCTCTACACGTACGGCACGCACAGCACGAGCCTGCTCACCTCCGTCAAGCGGCCGTCCGGCAAGACGTTCGCGACGATGACGTACGACCCGAACACCACGGCGCTGACCCAGCTCACCGACGAGAACGGCGGCACGTGGGGGATGGGCACGCCCACCGTCACCGGGTCCAGCGACACCTACCGGGGCGCGGTCCTCGGCGGCGCCCCCTCCGAGTACTTCCGGCTGGGTGAGGCCGCGGGTGCGACCACGGCCGTGGACCAGGTGCGCGGCGGCAACGGCACGTACAGCACGGTGACGCTCGGCTCCACCGGCCCGTTCAGCGACCAGAAGGCGGCCACCTTCAACGGCACCAGCTCGCTGGTGACACTGCCGAGCGGTTCCATACCCGGCTCGGGCGCCGAGTCGACGAGCCTGTGGTTCAAGACGACCACCGCGGGCGGCGTCCTGCTCGGCGCGAGCAGGGACCCGCTGAGCAACGCCACCACCCCGACCGGCTACACGCCCGTGCTGTACGTGGGCAGCAGCGGCAAGCTGTACGGCGAGTACTGGTTCTCCACCGGCTCGGACAACCCCCTGGCCTCCTCGGCGGCGGTCACCGACGGCAAGTGGCACCACGTGGTGCTCTCCACCAGCGCCACCAGCCAGACGCTGTATCTCGACGGCGCCCTGGTCGGCACCCAGACCGGCACCGCGGCGATGTCCAACCAGCCGTACACCTACGTCGGCGGTGGCTTCATCGGCGGCTACTGGCCGGACGAGTCACACCACAACACGACCGACAGCACCGGGTACGCCAGCTACTTCAAGGGCTCCGTCGCCGAGGTCTCCCTCTTCCGCTCGCAGCTGTCGGACGCGGACGTCGCCCAGCAGTACGAGGCCGCGAAGAACTCCACCGGCCTGCTGCCGGTGGAGACGGTCCAGGTCACCACGCCGACGACCGCGACGCTGAAGTACACCTACGACGTCACCAACAACAACCGCGCGCTCACCGAGACCGACGCGCTCGGCAACAAGACCAGCTTCGGCTACGACACGGCCGGCTTCGAGCACACGGTCACCGACCCCAACGGGGCGATGACCATCACCGGTCACGACGTGCGCGGCAACGTGGTCTCCTCCACGTCCTGCCAGGACCAGGCCGCGAACAAGTGCAACACCGAGTACTACACGTACTACCCGGACGACACCACGGCCCAGCTGACCACCGCCGACCCGCGCAACGACCAGCTGCTGACCGAGCGCGACGGCCGCTCGGCGTCCGCGACCGACAACACCTACCTGACGTCGTACACGTACGACTCGGCGGGCAACCAGACCGCCATCACCGGCCCTGCGGTGCCCGGCTTCCCGAACGGCCGCACCACCACGACGGTCTACAGCGACGGCACGGCCACCTACCCGGCGTCCGGCGGCGGCGTGGTCCCCAAGGGCCTGCCGGTGAAGACGATCACCCCGGGCGGCGCCGTCAACCAGGTGTCGTACTCCAGCAACGGCGACGTGGCCTCCACCACCGACGCCATCGGTCTGGTCGCCACCTACGCCTATGACGGCCTGGGCCAGGTCACCAGCCAGAAGGTCGTCTCCGACACCTATCCCAGCGGCCTGGTCACCACCTACAAGTACGACGCCGCCGGCCAGGTGATCGAGGAGCACGACCCGCAGCTCACCGACCGCGTCACCGGCGCCACCCACGCCGCCGTCACCACCTCGGTCTACGACGACGACGGCAACGTCACCTCGCAGTCCGTGTCCGACGCGAGCGGCGGCGACCACGCACGCACCCAGAACTGGACCTACGACGCCTACGACCGCGTGGCCACCGAGGCCGACGCCAACGCGGCCGAGGGCGCGGTCAACGGCAACACCACGACTTACACGTACGACACCTCCGGCAACAAGACCAAGGAGGTGACGAGCGCCGGCAACGAGACCCGGTACACCTACGACGCCGAGGGCAACCTGCTCACCCAGGGCCTGATGTACACCGGCGATCCCGTCAACCCCCAGCCGGCGACCCTGCTGACGGAGTCCTCCCGGGCCTACGACCCGGCCGGACGCCTCGTGTCGATCACCGACGCGATGGGCAACACCACGGCGTACACCTACACCGACGACGGCCTGACCGCGACGGTGAAGCGGACCAGCGCCAACGGCCAGAGCACCTACACGCTGGAGTCGGACGTCTACGACGCCGCCGGCAACCTCACCCAGGCCACGTCGGACAACGGCGAGACGGTCACCAAGTACACCGTCGACGCAGCCTCCCGCACCACGTCCACCGAGCTGGACCCGACCGGCGTGGACCGCGTCTCCACGGTGTCGTACACCCCGGACGACCAGATCGCCTCCGAGAACGACCACGACGCCTCGGGCTACGACCGCACCACCACCAACACCTACGACGACATGGGCAACCTACTCAGCGAGACGCTGTACGGGGACGCCTCGGGGCATCCGGCGGGCTGGTGGAAGCTGAACCAGACGGCGGGCAGGTCGGTCACGGACTCCTCCGGTACGGGCAACACCGCAACCGCCGACCCGGGCGTGAACTGGTCGGACGACGCCGCCCAGTTCAGCGGCTCGCCCACCGGCACCGGCGATGTGATCGCAACCAACAGCCCGGTCCTTGACACCTCGTCCTCCTACACGGTCTCGGCGTGGGTGAAGCTCACCGACACCTCCACCTACCGCACCTTCGTGGCGCAGGGGGGCACCAACCGGCCCTCCTTCTACCTCCAGTACTCCAAGGCCGACAACGCCTACCGCTTCCACATAGCCAGTCAGGACGCGACCTCCCCGTCCGCGTTCTACGACGCGAAGGCGTCCACGGCGCCGACGCTGAACACCTGGACGCACCTGGTCGGCACCCTCGACACCGCCACCGGCGCGATGAAGCTGTACGTCAACGGCACGCTCGCGGGCTCGGCCACCGACCCGTCGCCGTGGACGGGCACCGGGCCGCTGTCGATCGGCGGTAGCAAGACCGCGGGCGGCACGGTCTCCGACGTGGTCGCCGGCGCCGTCTCCAACACGCAGGTCTACCAGCGCGCCCTGTCCTCCTCCGAGGTGTCCTCGCTCTACGGCAAGGGCCGCACCGGCGGCACGGTCGGCTCCTCCGACGAGCAGAAGACGACCTACGCGTACGACAAGCGCGGCCTGCCGAAGTCCATGACGGACGCGGAGAACAACACCACCGACTACGCCTACGACGAGGCGGGCAACCTCGCGGTCACCACCGCGCCCGCCGTCCAGGCCGAGCCGGACGGCACCAGCCCGGCCACCGTGCGCCCGGTCACCACCAGCGGCTTCAACACCTTCGGCGAGGCCGTCGAGGAGCAGGACCCGAGCGGCCTGGTCACCACCACGGTGTACGACGCCGAGGGCAACAAGGTCTCCGAGACCCTGCCGCCGTACACCCCGGCGGGCGCGTCCCAGCCCAACGCGGGCACCACGGTGTGGACGTACGACAGCGAGGGCAACCAGACGTCGGCGACGACGCCGGGCGGCAGGACCACGTCGTACCTGTACGACCAGCTCGGTGACGTCGCGCAGGTCACCGCGCCCGACGGCACCAAGACCCACGCCGTCTACGACGCCAACGGCGAGCAGCTCTCGGCGACGGACGCCTCGGGCGCGCAGAGCCAGGCGACGTACGACTACCTGGGCCGCCAGCTCACGCAGACGACCCTGGAGCGCTATCCGTCGACCCGGACCCTGACGGCGACCACGTCCTACGCGGTCACCACCGGCAACCCCTACGGCGCGCACGCCGCGTCGAGCACCTCACCGGGCGGCGTGACGAACACGTACGGCTACAACCGGGCCGGTGACATCACGTCGGTGACGGACGGAGCGGGCAACACCACCCGCTACGCGTACGACTTCGAGGGCAACCGGAACAAGACCACGCTGCCGGACAACACCTACTCGACGACCGACTACAACGCCGACGGCGACCCGATCACCACGCGCTCCTACGACGCCTCGGGCACCAAGCTGTGGGAGACCTCGCAGCAGTACGACGGTGTCGGCAACATGACGGCGGCGACGGACGCCAACGGCCACACCAGCCAGTTCACCTACGACGCGGCCGGCACGATCACGCAGGAGGTCCAGCCGGTCGACGCGACGACGTCGATCACGACGACCTTCGGCTACGACGCGTCCGGCAACCGCACCCGGTTCACCGACGGACGCGGCAACTCCTGGCGGTACACGTACACGCCGTGGGGCCAGCAGGAGAAGGTGATCGAGCCGACCACCGCGCAGTACACCTCGGCGGCCGACACGACGACCACCTTCGCCTACGACGCGGACGGCCAGACGACGAACGTCACGCTGCCGGGCGGCACCACGACGGCGATGACGTACGACGTCAACGGCCAGCTGAAGACGATGACCGGCGCGGGCGCCGACGCGGCGACGGCCAAGCGGAGCTTCACCTACGACGCCGTCGGCCGCGTGCTGTCGGCCGACACGGACGAGGCGGGCATCACGGGCGCGGAGGACCACCAGGCCGCCACGCACAACGCGTTCACCTACGACGACCGCAGCGACCTGCTGACGACGTCGGGATCCGCGGGCACGTCCAGCTTCGCGTACAACAACGACGGCGCGATGACCTCGCGCACGGACGCCGCGGGCACGACGAGTTACGGCTACGACACGGCCGGCCGTCTGTCGACGCTGAACGACGGGGCGACGGGCACGCAGCTGACGTACACGTACGGGCAGTTGAACGAGCTGCGGTCGGTGAAGTACGGCGCGACGGGCCAGACCCGCACCTTCAACTACAACACCGAACACGAGCTGACCAGCGACACGCTGGTCCAGGGCGCGTCGACGCTGGCGAGCTTCGCCTACGGCTACGACGACAACGGCAACCTGACGTCGAAGACGACGACGGGTGTGTCGGGAGCCTCGTCCAACACCTACGGCTACGACTGGGCGAACCGCCTCACGTCGTGGAACAACGGTACGAACACGACGACTTACGGCTACGACGCCTCGGGCAACCGCATCCGCAACGGCGCGGACGTCTACACGTACGACGCGCGTGATCAGCTCACGTCCGACGGCACCAAGACGTACTCCTACTCGGCGCGCGGCTCGATGACGCAGGAGTCGTCGGCCGGCGGCGGCACGGTGGCGTACAAGACGGACGCCTTCGGCTCGCAGATCGTGGCGGGCGACCAGTCCTACACACAGGACGCGATGGGCCGGAACGTGTCCGACAGGGACACGTCGGACGGCTCCACGAGGACGTTCACCTACTCGGGCGCGGACAACACGATCGCCTCCGACGGCGACAACACGTACACGTACGACCCGGCGGGCGGCGTGGTCGGCATCAAGCCGACGGCCGGCGGTGCTGTGCTGGCCCTGACGGACCAACACAGCGATGTGGTGGGCACGTTCACGTCGGGCGCGACGGCGCTGGCGGGTTCGGCGTCGTACGACCCGCTGGGCAAGGTGGTCTCGACGTCGTCGCTGACCGGTCACCTGGGCTTCCAGTCGGGTTGGACGGAGCCGGGTTCTGGTGATGTCGGTACGGCATCGCGCTGGTACAACCCGGACACGGGGCAGTTCCGGAACAAGGACAGCATCTCGCTGAACCCGGTGCCGAACTCGGTCTCGGCGAACCCGTTCGCGTACGTCGATGACAACCCGCTTGCGGGTACGGACGAGTCGGGCAACTGCTCCTGGTACGACGTGGTGTGCGGCGCGAAGAAGGCCGCCCATCATGTGGCGCACGCCGTGAAGCATGTGGCGCACGCCGTGAAGCATGTGGCGCACCGGGTTTACCACGCGGCCAAGCACGTGGCCCGCAAGGTCGTCCACGCAGTCAAGCACGCGGCCCGCAAGGTCGTTCACCACGTGCGCGACGTCTACCGCGCCACGGTCCGGGTGGTGCACCGCGTCTACCACTACACGGTCCGGCACGTCAGACGCGCGTATCACCGGGTGGTGCACGCGGTCCATTCCGCCTACCACAAGGTCTCGCACGCGGTGCATCGCGTGGTGCATGCGGTGAAGAAGGCGGCGCACAAGGTCGCGCATGTGGTGAAGAAGGCCGCGCACGCGGTCGCGCATGCGGCCAGGACGGCGTACCACGCCACGGTCAAGGCTGTGAAGACGGCGGCGAAGTACGCCAAGCACCACGCGGCGGCGATCACCTCCTTCGTGGTGTCGACGGCGGTCTTCGCGGGTTGCGAGGCACTGACGGCGGGCGTCGGCTCCATCGGCTGTGCTGCGGCCGCGGGTGCGGCGGGTGCCCTGGTGGAGCAGGGCTTCGCGTGTGCGGAGAACGGCGGTGACGACTGCAGCGTGGGCGCGTTCGCGGGCTCGGCGGTGACGGGTGCTGTCGCCGGCGCCGTGGGCGGCATCCTCGGCAAGATAGGCGGCTCCTTGCTGGCGAAGGCGGCGCCGAAGGCGATGAAGGTCGTCGGCGGGCTGTTCGGCAAGGGGGCGACGGAAGCGGAGGAAACGGCAGCCACGGATGCCACGGAGGCGGCGGCTTCGCGGGCTGAATCGGAGGGAGCTGGGACGAGGGCTCAGTCGCACTCGGATGACGCCGGCGAGGCGGCGGAGGAGTCCGGTGGCAGCTGCCCGATCCGGCCGCACAGCTTCACCGGCTCGACCAGGGTCCTGATGGCCGACGGCACGACGAAGGCGATCGACCAGGTCAAGGTCGGTGACACGGTCGCCAACTCTGTGCCGGGCGCGAAGGGTACGGAGGCGCACAAGGTCACCGACGTGATCGTGACGCGCACGGACCACGACTTCGTGGACGTGGCCATCAAGGACACTGGTAAGTCCGCCGGTAAGAGGTTGAAGACCGGTGTGAAGGCCGTGGCCAAGAAGGCGGCCCGCAAGGCGGCGTTCGGCCTGGCGGCCTCGGCAGCGGTCCTGGGTGCCCTGTCCGGCGGCCACGGCCACGGCCACGGCGTCGGGCACGAGCCGGCCACGGCGCCGGTGGCGTCGGTCAGCACGACCAACCGCGATGCCCACCTCACGACGACCTTCCACCACCCGTTCTACGACGAGACCCAATCGGCCTTCGTCGAGGCCAAGGACCTCAAGCCCGGCGACGTTCTCCAGACTCCGGCCGGCACGGCTGAGGTCACTGGTGTCCGCCTCTACCACGCGAACACCGTCACCTACGACCTCACCATCGGCACCCTCCACACGTACTATGTGGAAGCTGGCAGCACCCCAGTACTCGTCCACAACTGCAACGACGCCGGCGAAGCAGAAGTCAGGATTCCTGACTGGGCCACGGACGACCAGGTCAAGCAGTTTAAGGCGTATGTTGACGCGGCGAACGATGCAATTGACAAGGGGTTGTTGTCGCCTACGGGTCGTGTGTCCACGAAGGGTGCCGTCCGTAGGGCGGCGGCACGCGAGGCAAAGGCGGAACGGGCCCGTGCCGAAGCTGCAGGTACGCCGTACCAGGGAGTTGCCGGCCATGCACCGGATGCCATGTGGCTCGGACATGGAAAGCCCCCTACCTGGATCGACATGGATTTGAAGGTAAACAGCAGTCTCTCGGGCCAGGGTCAACGGTGCCCTGTGGGATGCACCCCGAAGAAATTCGTCATCGTGGATGAGAGGGGCGGCCAATGA